The stretch of DNA CTGTTATATAatcataaacatattaaaagaaaGGCAAGTATAACAAAAAGACTCCCAGATAGGATCAAAAAAACCATACCTCTCTTCTGAGCTATAGAGCCGAGCCAGCCCGAAATCTGCTAACTTGATCTGACCACTGTAAGGAGAAATCACACATCAATATAAGGTTTCATGGGGAAACGTTACAAAAATGCCGTCTGTCCCTTTGTTACCTGTTGtttagcaggatgtttgagcacTTTATGTCTCGGTGGAGAAAGTTCTTTTTGTGGCAATATTCCAGTCCTTCCATTAGTTGTTTCATGAAAGATTTTATATGGTCTTCTGAAAACTGCACCAACCCAGACTCTAGTAGCCCCATCAGGTCGTGGTCCATGTATTCAAATACCAAGTAAAAGGCACCTGCAATAGAAGAAAATTAAGATTGTCCAATTGGAAGAAACACTGGTACACCCCATATGCAGTACAGGTTAATAGGGAACACACAGCTCAAATTGATGCTATTCtactcttatttttttccccatacatTGGCTTTTATAATTTTGAAAAAAGAGTGACTTTGGCTGAAATCACCATACAGTGTGATACATGCCGACTGCTAATTCATATGACGGAGAAATCAACAGGGAGTAGCCATTTATAGTTTGTTCTACCCATTCTAAATGTTCCATATAGACTCTAAAGCCTAGAGAAACAGGCACTTGTATAATAGTGGATTTTGAGTCATTTCCATATTAATTAAGCAGAAGTTACAGCAATAAATACACCCGGAGCCTCTGGAAACAAATTCAGGCAGTGATTCCGCCAAACATATTGAGTATTCAGGAGGTTACCTTTGTCTTTCTTGAAGTCCAGAGCATCTTGTTTGTCTGTGACAATCTCCTTCATGTTGACCACACTGCGATGGATGAGTTGACGTAAAATTTTGATTTCCCTGATGGCAGTTATAGGGAAACCCTCCTTCTCATTATCCAGGCGGACTTTCTTTAAGGCCACAAGTTCTCCTGATAGAAAAGAGCAGTTGCAGGTGTTCAATCTCTCTAAGAAATGGTGTAAAAATCTTgtgaatgtaccgtatttgctcaattataagacgacccccgaaaatgtgaatattaattgaggaaaaaagaaaaagcctgaatataagactaccctacaggaaaaaagttactagtaaatattaattcacatttaataaaaactaggattgaaaaaaatgttttatttccttttatttgccactctgccccagttatgcacatcttccccccttatacccccctatatgccactctgcctccctaataagctgctccctggtgtctagtggggcagccggtggaggactgtgcgatgcagacctccgctgctgctggccagtacttcagccggcatcacatgaccttcctgtgccccaccatagaagccccagaggaagtgctggcaTCAGGACAGGTTGCCTACGtgcctccaccggctgccagagaggaggatccgggtcccctgcagcgctgcaggggatctggatcttagtcttgtagtcagccCTCCATTTGAGGTATGATTAGATGAGGACCTCGGATacaagacgagggatatttttcagagaatttatagtatagtaggttgaaaaaaagacttcagtccatcaagttcaacctttcacacatacctagttctaaagttgatccaaagaaggcaaaaaacccctggggcaattaccaattatgccacaacagggaaCCTAACACTTATCTATATTgaatctcatctgccacttattTGACCAGTCCCCTAGTTTATCCAAATAATTCTGAAGAGACGCCACATCCTGGTCAGACTTTATAACCTTACctcattttgtgtcatcagcaaacacagacAAGTGACTTCCAATATCTATTTCAAGATCATTCATAAATAAGTTAGAGAACTGGACCCAAGACAGAACCCCAAGGCTCCCTCCTTACCACAGTAATCCAGTTTGAGATTTTACCATTAACAACCACTCTTTGCACCCTGTCACTAAACCCATTTCTAATCCAAACACAGGCATTTTCTCCAAGACCTATTTGTCCTAACTTATACAATAAACTTATACAATAACCGCTGGTGTGGaacagtgtcaaatgcttttgcaaaatctaaatagacaacatctacagcaacaccctgatctatacatttattcacaacatcataaaatgcaattaaatcgGTCTGACATGATCTGTTCTTcacaaaaccttaaaaaaaaaaaccttgtcttataatcgagcaaatacggtatttttcagACAAGGTACACTAAATCTTGAAGCCTTGTGATTAGAAGTTAGTGTACTGTAACGTTACTACATGTTGTGCTGATGTGACACTACGGAGATTCAATACTTCCTCCCCAATATTGGTCGCACTATTAGAAAATGCTGGCAGAAGGTTAAATATCTTTTCAGACTGTTCTGCATCCCATGATATTTAGTAATATAATGGATTTCGATCCAAAACTAAATCTATTTCAAATCTGTTATGTAAAAGCAAAAGGATGCAAAATTAACTAAAAAGGAACGGATAAGCAGATGAAAGTCCACAAAATTAGCTACCATTTACGATTTACCATAACCCAGACATTTATACGGAGAGAGGTTTCACTTACCTGTATCCTTGTCCTTGGCTTTGTAGACTTGCCCGTATGTCCCTTCGccaataataccaataatgtCAAATTTGTCTACACAGCGTTTCCCCCAGTCTGTTTCCGTCTGCTTTCGCTCGCCATAACGGGGACAGCAAATTCTGTAGATAACATCAGACGTTTAGGGGTTAGTATAAGGTTCAAATGATTTGCTGAcaattatttactaaaatatattaaaacactgCTGGAATTGTGGGAGAAGAGAGGTTGATTCCTACCTTCCCTAAATTATGGTAACCGTAGGCTGCAACAATAATACAACACTATAATTTGTATTAATTGTAtcttctttaatatatatatatatataaattttacgTAACTGCTTTTGTTGATCAATACAGCAACATAGAATATCAACCACCTAAGTATGTATAATTTCTACAATGAACTggaacatgtttttcttttctagagGCCATCAGTAAGCAGTAAGAAACTAAATATGATTAATCTGGAGCATAGGGCAGAACAGCTTGATATGTGTTGTGTACCATTAACATTAATATCAATAGTAGTAACAACCAGGCAGTTTGTAATCTGACCATTTTGTTCTCTATCGtacaattaaaaacacaataGATTTGTAAAAACCgatccccaaaaaaacaaaacataattagcccctatttccattaaaaacatttttctaaaatgCTCTCCTGCTGATTGCACATACAGCCTACATTCGGACCAGTATACAATACGGTAAGAAGTGGTTAAATTCATAATCATCAAGTTGAAGTGGTGTGCTGTCTTTTTCCGGTAGATATACACAACGTTTACAAACCAGTACCATGAAATGTTTCTaaagctgcatttagttacaaaagttgTTATAAAGTCAGCACATTTGTAAGCATTAGTTTGTTTATTGCATAGAATTGTAAAACACAGTATTTGGGAAAGAGTGACAGATATGCTTTAGGCTACTGAGAAAGTAAACATAGAATAGTAAACACAAAACTGTTTGTCGTTCTAAATTTACATAAAAGTTACCGTTGCTTAGCTTTGTCTTACCCGACAATAAAAAGTACACTTACTTTGGTCTCTTTTTTAATGGTTGTTGAGGGGGTGTTATCGCTATCGGCTCTGGAGATTCTGGAGGAGATGGATCCCCGCCTGGGAGCTCAGGAGGCAATGGAAGATCAGTGAGGAGATGCCGGGGTCTctgctccttttccttcttgaTGGGTTTGGGAGGAGGAATTTCTATAgcactaataaaaaaagaaatgtaattttatagaGTTGTAGCTCTAGAAAAACGATGATTCCTTTATTGGCTAATGGACTGCAGGCTTATCGAGGCTATCTAGGCCTCTTCTTCGGGTATACTATGCCTAAAGAAGAGAtctagatagtcttgaaagtTTGGAATCCATTATACGTTAGCAAATAAAGTTATTAACTAGGCATATGGATAGATaccaacaaaatgaaaaatgaatgcatGTCTTTAAAAAGACGGGTTACTGTTCCTGCCAGCCCTACCTAGGATGTATTATAAAGTACCGTGAGTCCGACTGACGCCAAACGCTGTGATTTGCGTAGATGCTACACACAGGTGGATGCGCAGCGTTCCCCGAGCTGACCTGAGAGAAGCATCTCATGTGCAGAAAATAGCTTGGAGTCTGCACATTTCCACTCACTACGCATTATAAAGACCCAACCACCACGAGCCTCAAAACAGGCTGGGACGGCCACTAATTCCTGTATACTTAATACGTAAAACAATCCGAGATAACGTTGCATTATGTTCAGCTCTTTTTGAAGCATAGTGAAGCTTCTTCATTTCTTCAACCTGTAAATACCCAGCATGCACGGTTACAGATATAAAACAAAGGAGATCATTTAATATACTGCCTTAAAGCTGAATACCAACTACTTTCCAACAATAACATTAGGTTTAGATGGTGAGAGATATTACAAGATAAATGTCTAACGGTAAAAACGACAGCAAGATACCCACACAAATCTTCGTTAGAGTTTGGAGTAAACAAATACTAAGTTTATTTAGCTCCTGAACTGAAACTGATATATAAACTTAATTCCTAGATTACAACAGCCATAAGCATTTAGATGAATTAAGAAATACTGCTCCAGTATGAAACAAAGGCAAGTGCCCTGTGGAAGTGGGCATCCTAAGAGCTAATGCTTTACAGACTGGACTGAAAGCATCCTAGAAACAAAATGATGTAAGTCTGGGGGGAAAACAGCAATTAAAATCCTGTGGAGTAAAAGATTTTAGGACACCTTGTACATACCTGTCTAAGTCATCCTCTCCAGGAAGCAATGGTGGGAGTGGTAGGGGAGGCAGTGTTGAGGTCTTCAGGTGAGGGATGGTTAGACTGACAGGCGGCTGTGATTTGGCTGGTGATGGTACTGGGGGCTGGGAATTTGCCTGAGTGAACAGAGATGTTCCTCTTGTATGGATGGAGGCCAAGGAGGCTGCTACAGAAGGAGGCAGAGGAAGGAACGTCAATGCAGGCTGGGGAGGAAGAGGCGGAGGCGGCTGGAGAGGTGTCGCTGGGCAAGGAGGGAGAGGTGGCAGCGGTGGAGTTGGAGGGGGAGGAGAGCAGGCTGGTAAAGGGGGCTGAGGTGATTTCAGAGGAGGTAAAGGCGGTGGtatttccttttccttctctctgtCCGCTACCACCTCCTTTGGCGGCGAAACATCCTCTTTAAGGGATGCTGGTTTGTTGTCCTTTGATACTGACGGTTTTGGGTCCTTAGCCAATAACGGTGGCTTTTTTTCACTCTCTTCTGGTTTCGCAGACCCAGTTGGTGCCCTGTTCTCCGTGTTGGCTGTAGATAATAATTCTGTATCAGATACAGATTTTTCAAGTTTGGTAATTTTGGTAAGCTTTTTAGAGTCAAGTATAGAGATCCCTTTCCCCTCTCTCATGTCCTTTTTAAGCAATAACGGACTGCCCTTTGACTCCCTACTAGCTGCCGCGGCAGCAGCGATTTCCTTCTTCTTTCGGCTCAGTTCTGCACCCAGACTGGAGTTTAAGGGCAAGCGGGCAGGTGAAATACTGGAATGGCGACTTCGCGACTGAGACTTCTGCTTCTTGCTCCGAGACGAGGATGAGGTTACCTTTCTGGAGTACACAGGACTCCTGCTTCTAGACTTGGCAGATTTCCTGAGATACAAAAAGAATTTTAGCATTAACATTTTAAGTGCAAATTAAATTAGTTTTGAAAATCACACAATATCAATTTGAGATTGATGGATAAATCCCCAAATCTGCTCCAAAAGATCTTCTTGAGAActctagatttttattttactctaaCACCTttttgagaatatatatatagtatttgctcaattataagacgaccgcCCCAAATTTGATtattcatttagaaaaaaagaaaaagcctgaatataagactacactataggaaaaaaagttttactggtaaatattaattcacatgtaaactattttcatatttaataaaaatgtgtttgtgtctctctttatttgccaacctgcccccccccagttattcacatctgccccatggcttgctactctgccccagatacgccttatacccccctatgtgccactctgcctctctgatatgccaccttgccctcctgatatgccacccCCATTTACcaatctgccccctgatatgccccccccatatattccccgacttaccgatgcatcccttaACTTGTGCCCGTGAtctagactccctggtgtcaagcaACATCCGCCGGGGCTTtcatgactgagcactggaaggccACATGACACCGgtgctccttcatagaagccccggtagCAGAGGAGGTTGCCTGCGCCCATCGCACAGAtgctcaccggctgccagagaggaggatccaggtcccctgcagtgctgcggggatctggatcttagtcttgtagtcagacctctattcgaggtcggattataaaacaacctcaaatataagagaAGTGGTGTGAAAACGGGAGACCACAGAGGGGGCTTTGCATTGCAGCTTTAGTGGTGCCGCATCTCTTAAAAGAAAGTGACATTGtgacagtataaaaaaaatatatatatatatatatatataatatatagtaataagTGTTACTTTTGCGATtgtgttttgtaatttttgtattttctgtgGTATAACAATGTCCTACTTTCCAGTGGAAAATGAATGCATAATTGTCTGGGACACTAGAAAAAGATTGTCATAGCAATTTGGGGGGCAGTAGAATCCCTCAACCAATTTGCAAACAAAAAATTTgattgattataagacaaggtttttttcccagAGCAAATTACAAAACACATTGGTAAAAGTAAcacctattactatatatatatatatatatatatatatatatatatatatatatatatatatatatatatatatatatatatatatatatatatatatatatatatatatatattttttttttatactggcACAATGTCACTTTACTTTAGGAGATGCGGCAACACTAAAGCTGCAATACAAAGCCCCCTCTGCAGTCTCCCGTTTTCACACCACTAATTGGCTGCATAAAACACCTAATCAATGGTAGGAAAGTGACAGCAATGGAGATGACCGGAGAACAGTACGTCACAtcggcacagggaggctgaacaCAACTCTTAAAGTCAAGAACCTGGGAGGGGAGGTTAAAGCATTAGGGAATCTTGGCAGTACTGTAAACTGTTTCATAAGCATAAAATACTTCCTACTTTATTATTCCATGTGCACCTTACAGCTTCTGCTCCAATGAGCTTTgttggccctgtatgatgtatagttcaATTACTGAGATTTCCTTAACGGTTCCTTACACACAgacttatgcattatacaggatcaGGTTACAGAACACACTTTACCCCAATGAGTAATAAACATTTCCTAAAGCAGAATTTCAAGGAGCCAACATGGTATTGAAGATAACAATGGGTTAGCGGTTGTTGAACTACAACACTTCATGCAAATCAGATAACCTGGGTGGTGGGAAAGAAGGTAAATATAGAATAGAGAGGGTATTCTGAGGAATCCCTCAATGTATGGGAAAAAACCCACTCAAATGCTGAATCATTTTTccagattaaagaaaataaaaagtcacCTGGCTACGGGGCTCCGACTCACTGAACGCTTCGATACAAAGGGGCTACTGGACCTCCTGCGTCCGTACGGGCTTGGAGACCTCCCGCTGTAGGAGCCGCTTCCCCTCTCGTAACTAGAGGACCTCCTCCGGTAAGGGCTCACTGAACGTTGCCTGCGGGCGTAAGGACTGGGTGACCGAGCATTGCTCTGGTAGGCAGCCGGTTCCCTGTAAGCTGGGCTGTCAGAACTCTTCTTGTAGGCCTCAACATAGTTGCTTGATGCATGAGATCGTGGAGGACTACCATCATAGTCTTGCCCACCTCCTGACGCATCAGAATTGCTATCATCCTGCCTTGGACTACTTCCATACTTCCTGCGTGGGCTTCGACCTTTCCTCTTGGGGCTGTCAGAAGTCTTGTATCTTTTAGTCGAATCTCTCTTTCGGTGGCTCTTGCTCCTATCTTTGTGCCCTGACTtcagttctctctctctccgagACTTTTCTCGAACTTTAGACGCACGAACTtctttactactactactactcttGGAAGCTCGTGCATTTTCTTCCAGTTCCTCTGCTGGCCTTTTGAGCGTGCCAGGTGTTCTGTCCTTGGCACTGGGTACTTTGCTTATGATATCTTGGCTCTTTTCTggtttcttctctttctccacctGCTTAGCCCTGGGAGCATCCTTAGGTTTTTTGTGTTGGTGGCGGTGTCTGGACCGATGCAATTTCTCACTCCTTTCAGATGCCCTCCTTTCGTCATTTTCCCTTCTATCTGCTTTAGCTGGTACGTCATCCGAAAAGGTGTCAGAATCCGAGCTAATATCGTCGTACTCAACGAGTTTCAGTGTTGTAGGAGCCTGTGGCTCAGAAGCAGATGGAGAGTCTTTGAGATGCTTGGACTTATGCCGTTTGTGTTTAGAGATGAGCCGTGACCGGTCTCTGCTATTGGAACTGCCACTGCTTTGTGGCATGGTAGATGCTGATCCTCCACTGTCCTTCTTGTTCCCATGCCGTGCTAGGTTTGGCATTCCTCTGCTAATCAGAGGAGAAAAATGGGGGGGAAGGGGatggggacaaaaaaaaaaaaaaactattgaagGCTCTTTGACTAACTTCTAAGTTGCAccacaaaacaaaccaaaaaaaaatgttctatccGGTCTCCTCCCTCATTCACGGAGGCGTTGGACCTCTTGTCACTACATAGAGATAGTATTCAGCCGGCTTGTAAGTAAATAAGAGGTTGACCAGAAAGTGGGAACTGCCTTCCCTCCATATAACGAAAACAGCAACGTTTTGAAGCAGATCGCAGTATCCTTGTGGTCTTCCGGTTCACTTCAGAAGGGTTCTTGAGTTATTATAAAGCTTATCCTGGTTGCCGATGTCCTTGAAATGGTTATTCGGGTCACTTATTCACTTCATGTGGATGTTATATCTCCATCTTCTGACTTATCCACCTGCTCGGGTTCTTCAGATGGCATCCCTCAGGGCATATAAAGTCTGACGGCACTGAGAGGAGACCACCGTCTTACAAAGGGCTCTTTCTCCTTGGTGAAGCCACAGCCTCACTGATACGTCTTTCGTCGAGTAGCTGCTCTTTCTACACAGAGGGGATATCAAGGGGGCTGTGGGGTTTCCCATTCAACGTGGTCCTTCTCACAGGCCTATAGAAGTAGATAATGATGCCAAATCCTCTTCTTTCCACGCTGGCAAATGCAGGTGGGTGCCCGAGGAGCGGTCTCCCCACGCACGGAATGGTACCTGCGAGGTATTCAGTGGGCTGTCCTCGGACAGGTAATAGTGGGGGTCTCCTGTCCACTCACTGCTTGGTGGCTGGGCGTCTATTGCACTGACCACGCAGGAAAATAATCGTCTCTCTGGCCTCGTCTCTCCTCAGGCAGGTAATAGGGACTTTCCCCCTAACTCCGTGTATCACTGGAGGACCTTTTGCACTCTTGTCAGCACGGTGCGGCCTTGGCCTCTTCCCTTTCGGTTGTCAGCGCTGTACTCCTATTCACTATGTGGAATCTCCACGCAGCCGATGTCAGGCGAATTGCCCAGTCAGGACGTGCCGGTCACCAGAAGAAGTTCTCGCGGGaaacccaaaaaaaataaacggaGTTCCCGGGGAGAAACGGCCGCCTTGCGTTACCACAGGCAGCggtctccctcctccaaacctCGCGAGCTGTGCTGTTCCTACAGGCAGCAGCCTCCCCCTGAAAGTCTCGCGAGGATTCCCGATGCGCTAGCCAAATCTCGCGACAACTGTAGTTCTGTAACAGAATTCGGTGTTTAGAGCTCTGTGACGAAGGCGTAGAACTGTTGGAGTCGGCCACTAACGAAGTCTCGCGAGAGAGCCGCCCAGCCCATAGCACATGGTCGCTGGCTTTTTTCTTTCAGTGGGGGGAGACTGTAGATGGCAGGCTGGATGGTGCTGGTCAAAGCATGCTTAACAAAGCGCCATTATTCCTATTACCAACCTTATGCAAGTGTGAATGAGATTTCTAACACTATGCATTACTGTGATGTCTCAGGGTCTGAGATGCCTACTTAGATCCCATGTTCACATGACTATTACATATATGACACATGTCTACGTCACACCTTGCCCGCGTGCCACTGCTTCCACGTAACGCCATGAGCTCGCCCTTATCaactttatattacatttatttaaagatcGCCGGCAGGTGAGCTCAACCATTTGCCCGCTGAATATGTGCCGGTGATCCTGTAAACTGAGACAGCGGTTGGGGCAGCTGGCTGTCGGGCCATTAATCTCAATGACCTTGCTACCTTGACAAAATAAGGACAATCAGCAGCTAAGGTAGAGGGGTCGGGCAAGTGAACACAAAGTACATGGAAATGGCACAGACGAGCCCGCTAAGAGGCCAGCgagaataacatatatatataacggtatatatatatatgtagtaaaCTTCCAATTTAGTCTAAACTCAcaaatagactgtaagctcacaagaccagggtcCTCTTTTCCCTACGTATGTCTCACAAGTGCTCGTTTTATTGTTTGTGTATTGTTGTTTCTGTTAGTCaagttgttatgttatatactacttgttacgtgctgtttacccattgtatagcgctatggaatatgatggcgctatataaaacaataaataatattgtgaATGCTCGTTTGGTGTTCTCCCTCATTTATCgctataaaatatgtttctgctCTATGAGTAAAAGGTAATAAGAATAGGCTTTGTTTAAGTACATTTTATCAATGTGTTTCCTGCAGACGTTGATACAAAATCATATACATATTTCGTAACCTGCTTCAAGTATTTTAATTTATGGCGGGGGTTTTCCCTATTATTTGCATGGATATATCAAACCAGAGATTGGGTTTTGTAGATCTGTGGATGGCACTctggactgtttttttttttgccaaccaCTTATCGTGAACGTGATGATGGCACATCGGGGTCTTTCCCGCTACATTGGttgaaaactgtaaaaaaaatagcataaatTAGGGTAAATTCCCTGTGTGTGAAGCCAAGATTGGGGTTAGTATGTACAGTTATGCAACATGGCTGTGATCCTGGGTAACAATTATAACACTGTAtgtgctttatatataatataataataatatgtgtgtatatatatatatatatgtgtgtataaatatgtatatatatatgtcatttgGTATGACTTTTGCCTTTCACAAATTGATCGTTCAGGGAGCCAACACATAATACGCAAAGCAGCATGCAAACTCCGAAGGCCTACTACATATTTCACGGTTGCCATGGTGACGAGACAGGCCAGTACTGCTCTCGCGGTGTCTGGAGTTGGCATTCTTAGTCCCGTTGAAATCTCGCGAGATCTATGGGTTCTCAG from Spea bombifrons isolate aSpeBom1 chromosome 13, aSpeBom1.2.pri, whole genome shotgun sequence encodes:
- the CDK12 gene encoding cyclin-dependent kinase 12, with the protein product MPNLARHGNKKDSGGSASTMPQSSGSSNSRDRSRLISKHKRHKSKHLKDSPSASEPQAPTTLKLVEYDDISSDSDTFSDDVPAKADRRENDERRASERSEKLHRSRHRHQHKKPKDAPRAKQVEKEKKPEKSQDIISKVPSAKDRTPGTLKRPAEELEENARASKSSSSSKEVRASKVREKSRRERELKSGHKDRSKSHRKRDSTKRYKTSDSPKRKGRSPRRKYGSSPRQDDSNSDASGGGQDYDGSPPRSHASSNYVEAYKKSSDSPAYREPAAYQSNARSPSPYARRQRSVSPYRRRSSSYERGSGSYSGRSPSPYGRRRSSSPFVSKRSVSRSPVARKSAKSRSRSPVYSRKVTSSSSRSKKQKSQSRSRHSSISPARLPLNSSLGAELSRKKKEIAAAAAASRESKGSPLLLKKDMREGKGISILDSKKLTKITKLEKSVSDTELLSTANTENRAPTGSAKPEESEKKPPLLAKDPKPSVSKDNKPASLKEDVSPPKEVVADREKEKEIPPPLPPLKSPQPPLPACSPPPPTPPLPPLPPCPATPLQPPPPLPPQPALTFLPLPPSVAASLASIHTRGTSLFTQANSQPPVPSPAKSQPPVSLTIPHLKTSTLPPLPLPPLLPGEDDLDSAIEIPPPKPIKKEKEQRPRHLLTDLPLPPELPGGDPSPPESPEPIAITPPQQPLKKRPKICCPRYGERKQTETDWGKRCVDKFDIIGIIGEGTYGQVYKAKDKDTGELVALKKVRLDNEKEGFPITAIREIKILRQLIHRSVVNMKEIVTDKQDALDFKKDKGAFYLVFEYMDHDLMGLLESGLVQFSEDHIKSFMKQLMEGLEYCHKKNFLHRDIKCSNILLNNSGQIKLADFGLARLYSSEESRPYTNKVITLWYRPPELLLGEERYTPAIDVWSCGCILGELFTKKPIFQANQELAQLELISRLCGSPCPAVWPDVIKLPYFNTMKPKKQYRRRLREEFSFIPSPALDLLDHMLTLDPSKRCAAEQALQSDFLKDVDVGKMAPPDLPHWQDCHELWSKKRRRQRQSGVSVEEPPAVKASRKESAAPPGAEPIKNNSPAPTQPAKTEAVPPDLSVLGDITQQLNQSELAILLNLLQSQTDLTVSQISQLLNVQANPDMQQQLEALNQSITALTGPPTHPQAEPPKELQAQDQAGLDEAGTQGEIQNVLAVLLSQLIKPQEVAEIPTESNGEQSGNSTLPPKPEEREMQEDEVEEDDTDGVKRSNPPTACQPRILPPEKRPPEPPGPPPSLPPSLTEQDTPDVNPVVTAALLQLFPQAEVETDVVKGGRERHAHRPPPDFSQSLPSRTFSSEGSEDVFTDDKDSGQLLGECSPQGGKSRTFPGQLGESSGYQGTGSLQFPGDQDLRFTRIPLGLHSGAVPPPGQLEGSSNSSHHYQEAKIANYSELGSGTAAGTNQTWVAPSQAFSKPYRAPTRVPPRGGRGRGVPY